A genomic region of Gimesia chilikensis contains the following coding sequences:
- a CDS encoding restriction endonuclease codes for MTDLQRYKQYEAGALCSVAGCDALAEFEVYLYDYYIDTAVEFFEQDLTCPFLCKSHMEQNEAEADGERRPRGQIYYPFSNGHYAQGYTKYAPLASVFPVLFDATGQPFTKEVVIAYQTINDELIQFLSKHPDKLHDLDPRRFEELVAELFRKQGFQITLTPQTRDGGKDIYALKHDQFGKSLYLIECKRYAKHNKVGVETLRSLYGVATVENATKGIIATTSSFTKDAIDFASPLEYKLSLRDFDALSEWLIDYTTDA; via the coding sequence ATGACAGACCTTCAACGATACAAACAGTATGAAGCAGGAGCACTATGCAGCGTCGCCGGATGTGATGCTCTCGCGGAATTCGAAGTTTATCTTTACGATTACTACATAGACACCGCCGTAGAATTCTTCGAACAGGACCTTACGTGTCCATTTCTTTGTAAGTCGCACATGGAGCAGAATGAAGCAGAGGCAGATGGGGAACGCAGGCCTCGTGGCCAAATTTATTACCCGTTTAGTAATGGTCATTATGCCCAGGGTTACACAAAATACGCTCCGCTTGCTTCGGTCTTCCCAGTTTTGTTTGACGCAACCGGGCAACCGTTTACTAAAGAAGTGGTTATAGCCTACCAAACTATCAACGACGAGCTAATCCAGTTCCTGTCGAAACACCCAGATAAACTTCACGACTTAGACCCACGCCGATTCGAGGAGCTGGTCGCCGAGTTATTTCGAAAACAAGGGTTCCAGATAACTCTTACTCCCCAAACGCGTGATGGCGGTAAGGATATATACGCGCTAAAGCATGATCAGTTTGGGAAATCGCTCTATCTCATTGAGTGCAAGCGGTATGCTAAACATAACAAAGTTGGAGTCGAGACACTCCGTAGTCTTTACGGCGTAGCTACCGTGGAGAACGCCACAAAGGGTATCATCGCCACAACGTCTTCGTTCACAAAAGACGCCATCGACTTCGCGTCTCCTCTAGAATACAAACTGAGCTTGCGAGATTTTGACGCGTTAAGTGAATGGCTCATAGACTACACAACAGATGCATAA
- a CDS encoding HNH endonuclease, whose product MDKHIVNAFERQLPIKVIICDGSRRDKDNPNSKASKVSGRKLDPIPWAVTTYDPSTGNCVITRNGATIKIFDQYSVPIDPVRKRVQQTETYIRDRAQRDAALHRACGNCEYCGMPGFETKSGYIYLETHHVVPLSEGGADHERNIVALCANDHRAAHYGKNQEEIRDKLKDLLSRYYT is encoded by the coding sequence ATGGACAAGCACATCGTGAATGCTTTCGAACGACAACTTCCTATAAAAGTCATTATTTGTGACGGCTCGCGACGAGACAAGGACAACCCTAATTCGAAAGCCTCAAAAGTGAGTGGCCGGAAGTTGGATCCTATACCATGGGCAGTAACCACTTACGATCCATCTACGGGTAATTGTGTAATAACTCGCAATGGAGCAACCATTAAAATATTTGATCAGTATTCAGTTCCAATAGATCCAGTCCGTAAACGAGTACAACAAACTGAAACCTATATCCGCGACAGAGCACAGCGCGATGCAGCATTACATCGTGCTTGCGGAAACTGTGAGTACTGTGGGATGCCTGGCTTCGAAACAAAAAGCGGGTATATCTACCTAGAAACACACCATGTCGTACCTTTGTCGGAAGGCGGAGCGGACCACGAACGTAACATCGTGGCTCTGTGCGCAAACGATCATCGTGCGGCACACTATGGTAAGAACCAAGAAGAAATTAGGGATAAACTGAAGGACTTACTCTCGCGATATTACACCTAA